A single region of the Maylandia zebra isolate NMK-2024a linkage group LG17, Mzebra_GT3a, whole genome shotgun sequence genome encodes:
- the LOC111501502 gene encoding LINE-1 reverse transcriptase homolog: MCFVDLEKAFDRVPRGVLWEVLREYGVSGPLLRAIRSLYNLCKSLVSIAGNKSDSFPVGDGLRQGCPLSPVLFIIFMDRISRRSQVAEGFHFGGLRISSLLASSGEGLQLALERFAAECEAAGMRISTSKSEAMVLSQKRVECPLPVGDEFLPQVEEFKYLGVLFASDGRREPEIHRRIRAAAAVMRTLHRSVVVKRELSVKAKLSIHRSIYVPTLTYGHELWVVTERTRSRIQAAEMSFLRRAAGLSLRDKRK, encoded by the exons atgtgttttgtggacttggagaaggcattcgaccgtgtccctcggggtgtcctgtgggaggtgttgcgggagtatggggtgtctggcccattgctacgggccattcgatccctatacaaccttTGTAAGAGCTTGGTtagcattgccggcaataagtcggactcgttcccggtgggtgatgggctccgccagggctgccctttgtctccggttctgttcataatttttatggacaggatttctaggcgcagccaagtggcggagggctttcactttggtggcctcagaatctcatctctgttggcttcatcgggtgagggcctccagctcgcactggaacggttcgcagccgagtgtgaagcagcgggaatgaggatcagcacctccaaatctgaggccatggttctcagccagaaaagggtggagtgcccactcccggtcggggatgagttcctgccccaagtggaggagttcaagtatctcggggtcttgttcgcgagtgatgggagaagggagccggagatccaCAGACGGATtcgggctgcagctgcagtaatgcggacgctgcaccggtccgttgtggtgaagagggagctgagtgtaaaagcgaagctctcaattcaccggtcgatctacgtccctaccctcacctatggccacgagctgtgggtagtgaccgaaagaacgagatcgcggatacaagcggcagaaatgagcttcctccgaagggcgGCTggtctctcccttagagataag AGAAAGTAG
- the rgs5a gene encoding regulator of G-protein signaling 5a, whose protein sequence is MCKGLAALPQTCLERAKEIKSKLGVLLQKPENAIDLIIPYPEKTEKKPEKLQKPAPEEASQWRESLDRVLNNSYGLSAFRSFLQSEFSDENIEFWMACEDFKKTKNPAKMAAKAKKIYEDFIQSEGPREVNIDHFTKDVTLRNLVELSPSTFDLAQKRIYALMEKDSFGRFLRSEQYQELLVN, encoded by the exons atgTGCAAAGGATTAGCCGCTTTACCCCAAACCTGCCTCGAAAG GGCTAAGGAGATCAAGTCGAAATTAGGAGTCTTACTGCAGAAGCCGGAAAATGCCATCGACCTCATCATCCCCTACCCTGAGAAGACTGAAAAGAAACCGGAGAAGCTCCAGAA GCCTGCTCCTGAAGAGGCTTCTCAATGGCGTGAGAGTCTGGACCGGGTCCTGAACAACAGCT ATGGTCTGTCTGCCTTCCGTAGCTTCCTGCAGTCTGAGTTCAGTGATGAGAACATCGAGTTCTGGATGGCCTGTGAGGATTTCAAGAAGACCAAGAACCCAGCGAAGATGGCTGCCAAGGCAAAGAAGATCTACGAAGACTTTATCCAGTCTGAGGGACCCAGAGAG GTCAATATTGACCACTTCACCAAGGATGTGACCCTGAGGAACTTGGTGGAGCTTTCCCCTTCAACCTTTGACCTGGCCCAGAAGAGGATCTATGCCCTCATGGAGAAAGACTCCTTTGGCCGTTTCCTCCGGTCTGAGCAGTACCAGGAGCTCCTGGTCAACTAA